ggcctcccaaagtgctgggattataggctagagccaccacgcccggcctactatGTCTTATTTTTAACTTGACTGCTAATATCTAGAGGGATTCCTCCCACAGTCCCCTCCTGTAGACCCACAGATTTGGGTCCATAGAACTGGCCATTTCTGAAAACCAGGCCCATTCTCTTCAAAGAATGGGAATTGTCACCCAAAAGTTGATTCTCCAGGCTCTAGAGTCAGGCACGCCTGCGCCCTCAACTTGATCCCACCTCGTATCCCTGGTGTGACTTGGGCAGGTGACCTCTATTCACTTCATCAACAAAACAGGAGTGTTTTCCTTCCCTGGGAGTTACCAGGAGCAAATGAGTTAAACGCAGAGTGCCTAGCTCTGGCCTCGCTCGCAGCCATTGTTGTTTCCAAAGTCTGAGGGCAGGGGTGGTCACAGGAGCACAGCTTCCACGGGGCCCATGTGGAAGATGATGGCACCTTTTTGGTTTCCTGTTTCCTGTTAGGTAAAAACCCAGACTCCAAACATGAGAATCCTGCCTCCTGTTTAGGCCTGGGCTCTGGCCAGATCCCCCCAAATCTCAGGGTGCAACGCCCTCACTGCTTGTTCTGAAAAAAACATCACTTCCCATTTTTGTGCCATTtgcagctttcttttcttttgtttctttttttttttgagatggattctcgccctgttgcccaggctggagtgcagtggcacaatttcagctcactgcaacctctgcttcctgggttcaagcgatcctcctgagtagctgggattacaggcacccaccaccacacccggctaatttttgtatttttagtagagacagcgtttcaccatgttggtcaggctagtcttgaactcctgagctcgtggtcttcccgcctcagcctcccaaagtgctgggattacaggcgtgagccaccgcgcccagccatttgCAGCTAGCtttcaaagcattttctttttttttttctttttctttctctctttttttttttttgaggcaggatctcacttttGCCTAGgctgagtatagtggcacaatcatggctcactgcagcctcaacctcctgggctcaagtgatcctcccacctcagctgtctgagtagctgggactgcaggcatgtgccaccacacccagctgattttctttattttttgtagagacgaggtctcgctacGTTcccaaggttggtcttgaactcctggatgccagtgatcctcctgcctcagcctcccaaagtgctgggattacagttgtgagccactgtgccatgcCAGCATCTTCATAGCCTTGACAGGGGCCAGGAGTtactccatttcacagatgggtaAAGGGAGGCACTTAAGGAGTCTGTGGACTCATTATTCAGGGAAGAGGGGCAAGACTTAAGGCTGACAGCCCACTGGAAGACAGTTGGTCACTGAGGCAGAAGATGAGATGATGCCCAGCTTGAGGGTGGGGATGGTGAGAAGGGATGGGCAGAGAGATTTAGGTAGAATCCGTGGCCTTGGTGTCTTTACGTGAGGGAGAGGACTGGAGCAGTCAGGGATGACCCGAGGGAGCACAGCTGTGGGAAAGATGCCGAGTCCATTTGGGACACAGCAAAGCTGGGGGCTGTGCGGCCCCTGTGATGCTGCACATCATAGGGGTGTCGTGGGGGGAGTTCTCGAGGGACCCCTGGCATGAGTGAGAGGTAAGGCCCTATCAGGTGGCTGCAGGTGCTCTAAAAATGTCTATCCTGGGTCTAGGCCAGAGGCTGACAAGTGCCGCACCCTAGACCCTGCCTGGCAGGCTGGACACAGGCTTCAGGTAGGCCTGCCATCTTGTTGCAGGGCAGCCTTCCTCCTGGCCAGGGGGACCTCCGTGCTCCTTTCCAGATGACCGGTTTCTGGACCCGGCTCTGTGGATTCCTACTCTGCCCTGTTTGGTTGGTTGTGCGCTGAGTGCCTCCAGTCAAAATAACTTGTGAAAAACCCTGCCCTCCATCTTGGAGGCCCTGGCCACACATGTGGCCCCTCTGTGCgttctcttccttcttttgctttttaaattttttcagcaTGGGAGGGGCCTTGATTCAGCGCTTTCTGCCAGATGAATGACGTTTTTCATCGCTAGCAGCTTCTGTTCCTGGGACATCTCTCTCTCCTGCGTCCCCATTCCTCTCTCCCCAGGTGCCAACCTGCTCCTGCCCAGGAGCCTCAGGCTCACAGCCCGGCCCCCGCTGGCCTGATGCTCGGCTGATTGCTCTGCTCTCCCTCTGTTGGAGAGGCTCCTACGGGCGCTGGGGTGGaggcccatggagggtgagccaggGCCGTCTGTACCGAGCCAGGGGGATGATCAAACTTTCTGGAGCCTGAGACTCTTAGGGAGGAGGGCTGGTGGGGCCATTAAGGGGCTTGGCCTCAGGCTGGATCGCTCACTCTCCCCTCTCTCTGCCAGCGTCACAGAGGATGCTGTGCCAGGTGCTTCAGGGTCTGCGGAGACATGAAAGGGACAGTCCGGTCACACGCCACTGGGGCCAGGTGTTGGGCCTTGGGGCTGAGAGCTCTGGTCAGCTCTGAGGTTCTCACTCCCCCCACTCCAACCCTCTGCATCTCTGAGCTCCTCACTTCTTCCCTGTTCCCCTGAGAATCCTCACCCTCTCATCCCCCTCTGAGATCCCCACTTCCCCTACCCCAGGCAGTCCCTGCCTCCCTCCATGCCTCCACCTCTCCCTGCCAGCACCCCGCacgcctccctccttcctctcaagCCCCACACTCCTGAGTCTGGGTTGGAGACCCTCTGACTCCACAGCCTGCATGACTCGCCCCTAGGCCTGCCCTTCAATCCCCGTAGCCACCGGCTTGacccctccccacctgcccttCTAACTCCAGCCTTTGCTCCTGCTCTGTCCCCACAGAGCGCCTTGCTTGCTTCCCTCTCCTCTGAAGCTCAGGGCAAATCCAGCCTCTGCCAGCAAACTCCGCCTGCCCTGTGTGGGCTGTGCTGCTGCTCTGAGGAGGGTTCTGCTTGAGGGAAGGGGCTCAAGGCTCTGGCTGAGGCAGGGTTCAGGTCGGGTCAGACCCCAGATGGGCAGATTGCTGACGCCCTCTGAGTTCATTTCCTCCCCAGTCGTGCTGATGGGCTTCTAGGGCCACGGAATGGATGTGGTAATAAACTCTGACAGCCACTGTCACCTCGCTGTTGTCATGCATGTcgcagtgcttggcacatgggcAAGGTGTGTGTAGCTGCATGTGATTGACTGTGATGCCCGTGTGCCCAGGCTTGGATGATCAGAGCACATTGGGACAATTATCTGCACAGGATGAGGTGGGGACAGGGTGGTGCGGGACCTGAGTTCAGGTCCTGCCAGGCCACAGGCTGGTTGAGTGCTCTGGCAGTGGCCAGACCCGCAGGGCCTCGTTTCCTGCACTGGCTCCTCTGCAGAGCCGAGTGACTGTAGTAAAGTCCCCAGAGCGGGGCTCGGCTTGCAGGTGTGTGGTAATAGCGGTTCTACTTCCCGTTGCAGCTGTCTTTGCCTGAGGGTCAAGGGCAGGCACATGGAGGGTGGCACTGCATGAGCTGCCGGGTGCCATGGGCACTTGTGCAGTGAGGGACTGCCACCTTGCCACTGAGCATGGCAGGGTCTGGCCCTCTTCTGGGCTCCACAGCCCCCACAGTGATACTTACACATGCCATTGTCACCGTTTGCCGCCCTGTCTTCTTCACTTGAGTCTGAGCCTGAGGATGGCAGGACCCTGGGCGTGGGCATCACCATGATTGGCAGGGTCTAGCAGAGCACGGGTGCTCAGACATTGCTAGACAGCAGGATCCAGCCCTGCTTCTAGTGGCCCAGTCactctgggccaggcccagggctcaatgctcctgagctcaaggggtACCCAGCATGGCTGGAAGGCAAACAAGCAAGCAGAAAGCAGCAGCCTGTGACGAGGGCCAAGGGAGTGGGCGCAAGGGCTCTAGGCATGCAGCCTCGAGGCAGGTGGGGGGGCTCCTAgcaaggcttcttggaggaggtggggGTGAGTAGGCACAGTTTGAGCCCAGCGATGAGTAGGCGGTGCTAGGGACAACAACAGCCACCATCTGCCAAACACTTCCTCCAagcctcacagcagccctgtgaaGTGTGGCAACTTTTATTGTCCTCATTGTAcagaagaggaagctgaggcccataGAGGCCCAGGGTTACAGAGCTCAGAAGTGCCCTGCAGTGCCCACCAGAGCGCAAGGCGGGGGGCATGTTGAGGAGAGGCTGGGGAGGCTGGGTGCTAAGTAAGGGTCTTGGGAGTTGGGCCAAAGAGCTTGGACTTGACCTCCCTTCTCCTCATTTTAATACGCTTGTGGGCTCTCAAAGTTGGACGAGGCCTCAGAAGTGATCTCCCAGCGTTGCCACCCTCCTTGGAAAAGGGACCCCAGTAAGCAGCCTCCCAAGAACCAGTATTGAGAGGCAGCTTATGAGATCACTGAGCACTGAGGCTGAGTCACTTGGGCCCTGCAAGCTGCATGATCTGGGGTGTGACACCTCACAAGGcccaatttccttatctgtaaaacaggaacaGTGATGCCTGCCTCCTGGCATTTGGCACAGGGCCATCATTTAGATAGGTTCACCAGCTGGATCTTGCAGGCAGCACAGGGTTCATATCATCTCCCCATTGCACAGAAAGGACAGCTGTGGCTCAGAAAGGAAGTGCCTTTCCATTTGAGTTCTGCTGCTAGCTCAGGGCAGACCTGGGACTTGCCCTCTGACCTTCCTCCTGCTGTGTGAATCCCCAACTGCACCTCTCTCCATCCATGGGTCAGGCCTCAGTTGAACCCttgtggggtggtggtggggctCACTGACTTCACAAGGCCCTGCTGTGGTAGCTCTTCCTGTCTCATTCTGTCAGTGCTGGTTTGCCCAGAGCTGTAGTTCCTTCTTCCTGGCCCCTGGTCTTCTCTCCACTCTGTGCTATCCAGCATCTGACTAGCCCACctgcttttacttctttaagCCAGGGCTGTTTTCTTGGCAagcttctctcttcccttttgtCGTTTCTCGGCATCCTCCCTGGTCTGGCCCCATCCCATGTCGACCACCCATGTTCATCAGCCTGAAAAACCCCTGGCCCTGGGAGGTGACAGGAACACTGAATTAGGAGTTGGTGTATTTGGTGCTCTTCCTGGCTCTGTCTGGTCTGATCAGGCCATGTCATCTGACCtttctgggcctcactttccCCATCTATAAAGAAGACAGagccctggcaacacagcgagaccccgtctcttaaatttttttttttttttaattagcagagtgtggtgatgctgcctgtggtcccagctacttgggaggccgaggtgggaggatcagttgaacctggAAGGTCGCGGTTGCAGTGAGTCATCaccgtgccgctgcactccagcttgggtgacagagggagaccctgtctcagaaaaaaaaaaaaaaaaaaagagggttgaGGCAGGCATTGTATGAGATTACCTATTCTGCTATTGTTTTTAGGTTTGCCTATTTGTATTTAAAGTAGTTGTTAAAATCATGTCTTGGTATCATTCTGTTAGGTGAGTTTTTCCAGGGCATCTCAGGGACTGTGGGGGAACcccaggaggaggtgggggcaggtATAGCCCCTTCAGGGGTAGGAAGTGTAGGGGAGAGGAGAAGGCCAGCTGGGGCCTACCATTTCACCTGCTGCAAAAGCAACAGGAAGCACATCTGCACCTCCCTGGTACAGCCACTGCACCACTGAGAGGAAAGGAATTGGGTCCCCAGAGCCCTGACCCACATCCTGCCGCAGCCTGCCTGTCCTGTGAAAAACAGCCTCTCCGAGGCCCCGAAAGTTACTGGTGTGTTGTAGGGCACACCCGAACAGATGACTTACTTGGGGACCAGGTCCCATCAAAGATGACAGAACAGGCCCCTGGTCTGTCCCCAGCCAGCGTCTACCTGTCCTCCACTTTTCTGCTCTGTTATCCGTCATGGCTGGCCCCACCACTCCATATTCTCCCCCGAAGCCAGTGCACAGCTGTATGTGCCACACATTTTTCAGAAGAGGAGGACAGAGCTTTGTCAGCTTCTCAAAGGGGTCTGTGACCCAGAAATAGTTGCACAACCTACGGTCTGTTCCATATCTGTTCTGGCCAGCAGCTGTCCCTACATCCTCCCTAAGAGCCGTCTGTCCCTCTTCTGACCTCCCTCTCCTGAGATGGGTGGGGGAAACAGACTTGAGAGGCAGCCCCGACTCCCTTCCCAGTTCCTCCTCTCACCAATTGGCTTGGGACAAGTCATTTTTCATCTCAGTGGGcctgtttcctcatgtgtaaaatggagcTAAATAACCCCTGcatcagcctggcgtggtggctcatgcctgtaatcccagcactgtgggaggctgaggcgggctgatcacctgaggtcaggagttccagaccagcctgaccaatatgatgaaaccccatctctactaaaaatacaaaaattagccgggtgtggtggcatgcacatgtaatcccagctacttgggaggctgagacaggagaatcacttgaacccaggaggggaggttgcggtgatccaagattgtgccattgcactccagtctgggcaacaagagtgaaactctctcaaataaataaaaataccccTGCCTCAAGCCTCAGGGTTGGCATAAGGACCATGTGTGCAAGGTGGAGTTGGGCACAGTAGCAAACATGGACAGGGTACGTGTTCCAAGCTGGCTCTTAGGAAGATAGCTGCTGTTACTATCTAGTGTTGTCCTTCCTTTTCCCCAGGGAGTCAGTTGAGGAGACACTAAGACCACTGCCCAGCCTGGGAGGGAGCCACAGAGACTAGGGCTGCTAGGGACACGGCAGCCAGGAGGCGGCTCATAGGTGTCTGTCCTCTTTGCCAGGGGACTCATTGGCACCCCCTGAGGTGGACTTTGACAGGCTGCTGGCCAGCCTGCAGGATCTTAGTGAGCTGGTGGTAGAGGGTGACACCCAGGTGACACCAGTGCCCGGCGGGGCACGGCTGCGTACCCTTGAGCCCATCCCACTGAAGCTCTACCGGAATGGCATCATGATGTTCGACGGGCCCTTCCAACCCTTCTACGATCCCTCCACACAGGTAGGAGCGGTGTTGGGGGGTTGGTGTTCTAATGCCCCTGCTGCCCACTGTTAGTTGGGGATGATGGAGTCAGTTCACCCCAGGTCCAGCCTGCCCTCCATGGGGCACCCAGGCCCACACACGACTTGCAGATGCCCCTTCCCCAAGGCCTGGGACTCAGCTTCCAGAGTGCAGCACTGGGTGACCCTGGATCTAGGGCCTGCCATCCAGACTagtggcagggcagggtgggtCCAAGGCCCAGGCCACCCGCTCACTTTTCCTCTCCCCTTGCAGCGCTGCCTCCGAGACATATTGGATGGCTTCTTTCCCTCAGAGCTCCAGCGACTGTACCCCAATGGGGTCCCCTTTAAGGTGATGAGCTGCTCCTCAAACCACACCTTTGGGGATTTTGGAGGCTGTGAGGATACACAGCCTCCCCAGGCACCTCCCATTCTGAGGGAAAGCCACTGTGCCCCCTGGGGGACCCCAGTTTGATGCCCTCCAGGAGGATAAGCCTGAAGCTGGGCTGGGAAGGGAGCAGGGAGGACCGAAACAGAGCAGCAGGCAGCGCCCTCTGCTGGCACCCTGGAGACAGCCTCGGCTGCAGGGCCACTGCCTCCCAGTCCTCCCCAACTTTCAGGACACCTTGACAACCTGGGGTCCCTGCAGAAGTGACCCGGCTATCCCCCAAGTCTCCTGAAGCTATCTGGGTAGGGTGGGAGGCAGTGCTGTGAGCCACATGCAAAACAGAGGGGACAGATGTTGGGACTCAAGGACATAAGGTAGAGCTGGCCCATGGGTAGGTGCCACCACCGGAGCCCGTGAGGCTGCGTGTTCCAGAGGGTGGTGGGTTAGTGCCGCACTGAGGGCGTGTCAGGGAGGCAGCATGTGTCACCAGGGCTCAGGAAACAGCATGAGTCATGACTGGGGGTGTTTAAGGCATTTGTGCCACAATGGGGGCCTCGGAGCCTTGATGAGGCAAGTGAGGTTCCATGTACGATGATGCAGTTTGTGCTGCAGACTGGAAAAAAGCAGGGGCTTCGTCCTCTCCTGACCCCCTCACACTCTGCCTTCATGGTAGGCTCCTGAGAGGGGGTCTCCAAGGAGGGTGTCAGTACTGCAGCTTCAGCTGGCCTGGATGGGGTGCTTGCAGGAGCAGCAGGGCTGAGGAAGATGACAGCAGTATGAACTGTGGCTCTCCTGAGGCCTGgttttcctcatatgtaaaatgagggTTGCATTAGACCATACCCTTGGCCTGTGTTTAGGCAGATAGGGCTAAAAGTGGGGCCAAGGACTGAAGAGCTGGGCCCACTGCTGTCACCCTTCTTTCTTGCCAGGTGAGTGACTTGCGCAATCAGGTCTACCTGGAGGACGGGCTGGACCCCTTTCCAGGCGAGGGCCGTGTGGTGGGCCGGCAGCGGATGCACAAGGCCTGGGACAGGGCGGAGGAGCACCCAGGTGAGTTTGGCCTCCAGGTTGAGGCAGGGGGCCGGGGGACTGCAGAACAAACTCCAGGGGGGCTCCATCACCACTCATAGTCCTTCCTGGGCCCCGGTTCCCAATGCTGTCCCTGCAGGCTCCAGGATGACTGCTGAGAAATTTCTGAACAGGCTCCCCAAGTTTGTGATCCGGCAAGGCGAGGTGATTGACATCCGGGGCCCCATCAGGGACACCTTGCAGGTGAGGCCAACCCTAACTCCCCCAGCCCTCTTGGGGGAACTTTAGCACCAGCCCTGGTCCAGCCTGCCAGAACAGTGTCTTATCTGGAGGCTCAAGTTTGAGGCACCTAATGAGTCCCTCAGAGCTGTTGCTCCACTGTCTCCTGGAAACTGTGAGGCTGGTGAGGGCACTGGCTGGGCCCTAGAAAGCAGGTGGGTTGGCTGTAAGAGGACTAAAGTCAGTCCAGGCCAGGGGTGAGCCCAAGGCCCAGGCCACCCCATCAAGGTCTAGGCCAAAATATCCAGCTCAGTACTGGGTACTCCCTTCGTGGTTGCCTCAGATTCTCCTTAGCCCTCATCATTCTGTCTCCTCGCCCCCTATCCTGCTTCTCTTCCTAGGTGTCCACATGTGAAAGGCACCAAACCTTAGTTTCTCaggcctcctctgcctccctcaccCACACATTGCTAAGTCCTGTCTGGTCTGTCCACCCCCAGAACTTCTCCCAGATGCATCCCTTCTCCTGattcccaccacccaccaccctaGTCTAGGGTCCAGAGTATCTCTCCCAGACAGCTGCCTCCCACTGCCACTCCTGCCCCTGCTGACCATCCTCCAGGCTGCCTTCCCTGTTGATATCTTCCAGTGGTTCTTGAGATAAAGCCATGTTCCTTATGCTGGCACTCAAGGCCCGTCCTATATTGCCAGGCCCCTCCTCACACCAACCTATTCCTTCCAGTCCAATTGAGCCCCAGCTTCAGCCACACATAATGCTGGCAGTTGCCCAAATGTGTCACCACCTCTAGGAAGCTTTCCCTGACCCCAGGATCTCTGTTGATGCTGTCTGGAATATCCCTGCACCCATTCCATTTCTAAGGACTCCCACTTATCCTTCAGTCACAGCTCAGTTGTCATTTTCCgagggaagccttccctgaccccaggctggggtgggctTCCAGCCTGATCATCATCTGTGTGGGTTTCTGTCTCCATTAGACCGAAACCGGGGGTTACCTGGGGGGGAACCATGGGGCTGCCTCCCAGAACCTCCTTCCCCTTCCATTGCCTCTCCTCTGGCCTTGGTTTATACAGAACACCCCCTCCTGCTTTGCTCACTGGTCTCATCTGTCCCTGGTCAAGGATGTGTCCCTTTAAGGATTGTGGGAATGACTCAAATGGGGCCTAGGGCTCTGTCCACCCTCCATTGATACCTTCCAGAACTGCTGCCCATTGCCTGCCCGGATCCAGGAGATTGTGGTGGAGACGCCCACCTTGGCCGCTGAGCGAGAGAGGTGAGGGCAGGACAAGGAGGTGAGGGCCTGGGGGCATTGGGTCACCGAGCGCTGATGGCCTCTGGGCTGTGCAGGAGCCAGGAGTCGCCCAACACGCCAGCACCCCCGCTCTCCATGCTGCGCATCAAGTCTGAGAATGGGGAACAGTCCTTCCTACTGATGATGCAGCCTGATAACACCATTGGGGATGTGCGAGCCCTGCTAGCGCAGGCCAGGTGGgcacagggcagggctgggaccaCAGAGGGGCTCTGGCCTCACTGCCCAGCCTGATCTGCTCTGCCTGGTCCCCAGGGCCATGGATGCCTCTGCCTTTGAGATCTTCAGCACATTCCCACCCACCCTCTACCAGGACGATGCACTCACGCTGCAGGCTGCAGGCCTCGTGCCCAAAGCAGCACTGCTGCTGCGGGCACGCCGAGCCCCAAATTCCAGCCCGAACTTCAGTCCTAGTCCCGGTCCCGGCCCCAGTCCCAGCCCCCAATAAAGCGCCCGCCCCCTCAACCCGCTGCTCCGCCAGGCTCTCAGGGGTGGGCCATCTTGCCAGGCACGTAGGAAAGGCCTGGGACCAGCTGGTCCAGGGAGGGGGCGGTGCCGACCCGCCCCTTGGTAACTTGAGCCCCAGCTGGCGGGCCTGGCTGCTGGGTCTTTGTCTTCTAGGTTCCTCTTTCTCCCAAGAAGGGCTAAGTGGATCCTGTGAAGGGAGGGATGCAGTGGGGGGAAGGAGCTGGCCCCAGCTGGGTTTACATTCTCAGCTGGGACAGCAGAGCCTCACTGTGTAGTGTGCAGCCAGCAGATACCTGGGCACAGGCACAGACCCACCAACTTGTGGGGACACCTCAACACTGCACAAAGCCATTTTGCCACTGGACCCATGCCCCCAAACTAGCAGAACTGCAGCTGGGTACCCACCTCCCATGACACACTCATACTTAGCCATTGTGCTCCAACACAGGTGCATGGGATGGCCACACTCACTGACAGGCATGCAAATGTGCAGTACACACCAAGGCACAAACAAGCGTGATATGGACACCACATGCATGTGAACTGGAGGGTGACCCACCCAGACTTCTCCAGAAACCACTGATCCATACAGGTATGTGTGTACCAGACATATCCAAACACATGCACTAACACAGAGGTGACAGTCCCATGAGAACAGCTCAGCCACCCTTCCCACAGAGCACAGTCTCAGCACAGTCACAACTACCAACCTTGCCCAGGGCAGGGACCCAGGAAGCCCAGGCCACAACCAACCAGACACAGTGCCAATGGAACAGGACATCATTTAATTGTCTCTAGGGTCCTCCTGGGAGAGGGACTGCGGGGCCTTTGGCAGAGCTCTGGCTGATGGAACCAATAGAGGTGCCCATCAGCCAGTGCCAGGCAGGATGGCGGCCCCAATGCTTGGCTGGGGGCAGCCAGCATTTGGGGCTGTTGCTTAAGACAATTTCTGAGACTAATGGGTAAGGAATGTTGCCTTTGGATGGAGAAGAGGGGACTACATttagagaggagggaggagaagtgGCCTGGATTGCGGGAGGGACTCTAAGGTTAGGATAGGAATGACAGGGAGTTGTTCAAAAGGTCCTTCATGGCCAGGTGAAGGCTTGGGGGAGTGTGGTGATGGAGTCCAGCAGGGGAACTCTGGACAGGCTTGACTCAGGCCAGCTTCAGGAACTCCTGCAGCGTGTTTTGTTCCACGGCCTCCACGAAGAGCTCATAGTCCTGGGGAAGGGGAGGCAAGGGGTGGTCACCTGAATGCAGGAGGCCCAAGTGCTTTGTGGCAGATCTGACCCTGGCCAGAGCCCTCTTCCaacactccccccacccccgagTCCCCCCCCATACCCCACAGTACTGGTCCCCGTTGACAATCTGGGGTGGGGTGGCCTTGGGGTTGCCCGCCAAGGCGCGCATCTCATCCCTCAGGGCGTTGTCCTGGGAGATGTCCACTAGCTGGTATTGGATGCGCTTCCCATCCAGGATTCGGGTCACCTCGCTCTGCTGGGACTTGATCTGGGGACAGAGGGTGGGTAGGGGTTATTGGATAGGCTGGAGGATTTATGGGGGGAATGCTGGGCAGGGTGAGAGAGGCTGTGACCAGGAGCTTTTGTCCCCCCGACCCCCCTCCACACTAGGGGAGGGTTCTGGCCTCTAGGAGTTGGGAGGATGAGTCAGGCTTGAGGTGGTGCAGGATGAAAAGAGGGATCAACTACGGGGAGGGGGTCAGAGTGAAGGGAAGTGGGATCAGGCtcagggtggggagggcagggcaagcCCCCCAGGCCCCGGAAGAGCAGGCTGCCGTCGTGGTCAGGGTCAGCCTGGTAGTGGGAGTGCAGAGAATGGATGTGGGGTTGATGGGGGATGGGCACGGGAAGTTCATGCTGCAGCT
This region of Macaca fascicularis isolate 582-1 chromosome 1, T2T-MFA8v1.1 genomic DNA includes:
- the UBXN11 gene encoding UBX domain-containing protein 11 isoform X22; this encodes MASMTRKLWDLEQQDRKIAALEDLVQTLQPHPAEAALQRQEELETLCVQLQRQVREMERFLSDYGLQWVGEPMDQEDSENKTVSEDGERDWMTAKKFWKPGDSLAPPEVDFDRLLASLQDLSELVVEGDTQVTPVPGGARLRTLEPIPLKLYRNGIMMFDGPFQPFYDPSTQRCLRDILDGFFPSELQRLYPNGVPFKVSDLRNQVYLEDGLDPFPGEGRVVGRQRMHKAWDRAEEHPGSRMTAEKFLNRLPKFVIRQGEVIDIRGPIRDTLQNCCPLPARIQEIVVETPTLAAERERCMGWPHSLTGMQMCSTHQGTNKRDMDTTCM
- the UBXN11 gene encoding UBX domain-containing protein 11 isoform X19; the encoded protein is MSSPLASLSKTRKVPLPSEPVNPGRRGIRIYGDEDEVDMLSDGRGSEEKISVPSCYGGIGAPVSRQGDSLAPPEVDFDRLLASLQDLSELVVEGDTQVTPVPGGARLRTLEPIPLKLYRNGIMMFDGPFQPFYDPSTQRCLRDILDGFFPSELQRLYPNGVPFKVSDLRNQVYLEDGLDPFPGEGRVVGRQRMHKAWDRAEEHPGSRMTAEKFLNRLPKFVIRQGEVIDIRGPIRDTLQNCCPLPARIQEIVVETPTLAAERERSQESPNTPAPPLSMLRIKSENGEQSFLLMMQPDNTIGDVRALLAQARAMDASAFEIFSTFPPTLYQDDALTLQAAGLVPKAALLLRARRAPNSSPNFSPSPGPGPSPSPQ
- the UBXN11 gene encoding UBX domain-containing protein 11 isoform X5; the encoded protein is MSSPLASLSKTRKVPLPSEPVNPGRRGIRIYGDAVTWASLSAEDEVDMLSDGRGSEEKISVPSCYGGIGAPVSRQVPASHDSELMASMTRKLWDLEQQDRKIAALEDLVQTLQPHPAEAALQRQEELETLCVQLQRQVREMERFLSDYGLQWVGEPMDQEDSENKTVSEDGERDWMTAKKFWKPGDSLAPPEVDFDRLLASLQDLSELVVEGDTQVTPVPGGARLRTLEPIPLKLYRNGIMMFDGPFQPFYDPSTQRCLRDILDGFFPSELQRLYPNGVPFKVSDLRNQVYLEDGLDPFPGEGRVVGRQRMHKAWDRAEEHPGSRMTAEKFLNRLPKFVIRQGEVIDIRGPIRDTLQNCCPLPARIQEIVVETPTLAAERERSQESPNTPAPPLSMLRIKSENGEQSFLLMMQPDNTIGDVRALLAQARAMDASAFEIFSTFPPTLYQDDALTLQAAGLVPKAALLLRARRAPNSSPNFSPSPGPGPSPSPQ
- the UBXN11 gene encoding UBX domain-containing protein 11 isoform X20, which translates into the protein MRFLSDYGLQWVGEPMDQEDSENKTVSEDGERDWMTAKKFWKPGDSLAPPEVDFDRLLASLQDLSELVVEGDTQVTPVPGGARLRTLEPIPLKLYRNGIMMFDGPFQPFYDPSTQRCLRDILDGFFPSELQRLYPNGVPFKVSDLRNQVYLEDGLDPFPGEGRVVGRQRMHKAWDRAEEHPGSRMTAEKFLNRLPKFVIRQGEVIDIRGPIRDTLQNCCPLPARIQEIVVETPTLAAERERSQESPNTPAPPLSMLRIKSENGEQSFLLMMQPDNTIGDVRALLAQARAMDASAFEIFSTFPPTLYQDDALTLQAAGLVPKAALLLRARRAPNSSPNFSPSPGPGPSPSPQ
- the UBXN11 gene encoding UBX domain-containing protein 11 isoform X10 — its product is MLSDGRGSEEKISVPSCYGGIGAPVSRQVPASHDSELMASMTRKLWDLEQQVKAQTDEILSKDRKIAALEDLVQTLQPHPAEAALQRQEELETLCVQLQRQVREMERFLSDYGLQWVGEPMDQEDSENKTVSEDGERDWMTAKKFWKPGDSLAPPEVDFDRLLASLQDLSELVVEGDTQVTPVPGGARLRTLEPIPLKLYRNGIMMFDGPFQPFYDPSTQRCLRDILDGFFPSELQRLYPNGVPFKVSDLRNQVYLEDGLDPFPGEGRVVGRQRMHKAWDRAEEHPGSRMTAEKFLNRLPKFVIRQGEVIDIRGPIRDTLQNCCPLPARIQEIVVETPTLAAERERSQESPNTPAPPLSMLRIKSENGEQSFLLMMQPDNTIGDVRALLAQARAMDASAFEIFSTFPPTLYQDDALTLQAAGLVPKAALLLRARRAPNSSPNFSPSPGPGPSPSPQ
- the UBXN11 gene encoding UBX domain-containing protein 11 isoform X8; its protein translation is MSSPLASLSKTRKVPLPSEPVNPGRRGIRIYGDVPASHDSELMASMTRKLWDLEQQVKAQTDEILSKDRKIAALEDLVQTLQPHPAEAALQRQEELETLCVQLQRQVREMERFLSDYGLQWVGEPMDQEDSENKTVSEDGERDWMTAKKFWKPGDSLAPPEVDFDRLLASLQDLSELVVEGDTQVTPVPGGARLRTLEPIPLKLYRNGIMMFDGPFQPFYDPSTQRCLRDILDGFFPSELQRLYPNGVPFKVSDLRNQVYLEDGLDPFPGEGRVVGRQRMHKAWDRAEEHPGSRMTAEKFLNRLPKFVIRQGEVIDIRGPIRDTLQNCCPLPARIQEIVVETPTLAAERERSQESPNTPAPPLSMLRIKSENGEQSFLLMMQPDNTIGDVRALLAQARAMDASAFEIFSTFPPTLYQDDALTLQAAGLVPKAALLLRARRAPNSSPNFSPSPGPGPSPSPQ
- the UBXN11 gene encoding UBX domain-containing protein 11 isoform X24, translated to MDQEDSENKTVSEDGERDWMTAKKFWKPGDSLAPPEVDFDRLLASLQDLSELVVEGDTQVTPVPGGARLRTLEPIPLKLYRNGIMMFDGPFQPFYDPSTQRCLRDILDGFFPSELQRLYPNGVPFKVSDLRNQVYLEDGLDPFPGEGRVVGRQRMHKAWDRAEEHPGSRMTAEKFLNRLPKFVIRQGEVIDIRGPIRDTLQNCCPLPARIQEIVVETPTLAAERERCMGWPHSLTGMQMCSTHQGTNKRDMDTTCM